The region GCGTCAAAGCCAAGCACAGAACATATTGAAGGCcaccaattaaaaaatatcaaaattaaaaaattacaagttaCAACTTTTGTATCCTTCTATGTTGCTATCGAATTAGCAGTTCAGAATTCACAGCTGATTGGCAAAACACAACTTTGAGACCAACAATGTAAGATATTATCATACCACCTTCAACCAAAAATCCTTGGCCTTTTGAATCTTCCTTCCTCTATATATGTTGATTAACTTTCTTATTTCTACTCCGAACTCAAACTCCCTTAGATTCCTAACATGATTATATGTTGTGGGAACACACATgattattcttatttataatgaagagatataacaatactaaacaaaaatatctaataatggaaataatatataagatattTCTCTATCAAATTATACCATAATTCCTTATTTAATGCAACTAAACCATAtctttaacataataaaatcatatcTCTAATAATATATAGAGAGACacacatataataataaaaaattacctaAATTTAAAGACATTAACAATTGAAAGTCGTAACTCAGGGTCAGTTGATTGTTTGCAAGAGATACAACAGAACATGATATCAATTAGCACGCCCAAATGAGTTTTATactatacaaaaacaaaaaagggagaaattatgaattaatccccaaaatttcaaaattttggatgaATAACTATCACTTAGGGGCAGAAAAGGGCTTTATAGTCCACCCAAGTAACCAATATTTACTGCTATTGCTTCTAGCAGAAAACACTCAGCGGAACGAACCTGAAGGCACAGGGTGGCTCCGCATTGCTTATAGCAAGCTTTGATAACTATGTTACAAATCATTGAATTGGGGATTTAGATTTATTCAACAATCACCCAACAGTCCATTGCTATCGACCTATGATGAAACttcaatatattaaatatcCGTGTCCAACATGTTTCCATATCCAATACTTTATTAACACTTATCAAAGAGTATCAAATCTATGAAAGggtaatatttttatgatgataataatttataattttttattttaacaatgtttaatatatttgattttaatttggatttacaCAATAGCaatcatacatacatatatatatatatatatatatatatatatatatcatgtttttaagaattttatatatttttcaatatacatatatcacatatcggatcctattattttcaaaataagcacATTGATGTATCATATACATGTCGTATCTTATACATGTATCATATCCATGTATCATATGTCAACTTTACAAggtaatagaataaataaatgaaagtgcaacacaaaatgcatgaaaaggATTGCTaatgaaaagataaaatctATTGGCAAGATCAGAACCATACCACAATAAATTAATCCTCCTCCATTGGTACATCTGGAATGTCAAATCTATCCTCTTCAATAGTCTTGTTTATCACAAATACTGGACTGGGTATTGGTTGTCAAGGAAAGAGTACGCAACAACAATATTTATCACAATCATAACTGAGCTAGTTCCAAATTCGAATTAGACATGCTACAAGATGAATGCCATTTATTGTAACCAATCAAAAATTTCTTGCTCTTAAATTAGTGttttatagaaatttaaattaaaaagaaaaaagagacaCAATCCTCTGTCAATTAGGTATTTCAGTCGTCATGTCACGTCAATTACTTCAGTATCAACATATTTCTTTCTGAATTTCTGCTTAATTAAATGTCTTGAATGTTTCGAGGGCTGAATAGTCGAcagaaaaaaagtttaagatCATACATGAGTTAGACTATAGATACCATGTCATGCATCAACCTTAAGAAAGACAAGTGGGGTAAGAAGGTGGAAAATGTAAAGGATATAAATTGACATAAAGTCTTCCTCCTTTTCACCTCGGTTGCGGCTGTGTTCTAGCTCTCTATGAATTTCAGGTGTAACCTGCAGTATAGGAGGAAACAATATCAATCACGGCCAGAAATTTGGAACAGAAGAAAAGAAACCCATTAGATTTGATGCTCTCACCAATTTATGCTTCTGCTTTTCCAGTAGATCCCTTAATCTATCCTTGTCTTCCTTTTGCAACTCATTCTTATACCTGAAAAATATCACACAAAagcaacataaaattaaaaagggGGCAGGAAAACTAATCATTACTGTATTTCATGCTATGCTAATTATAAGTATTATTCATTGATGATATAGGAATTATACTAGAATTTACTTTCTCTGCTCTAACAGTTTGTTTGTCTTGGATGATTTAGAGAGGATAATGGATATTTCTTGTGTTTGTAAGAAATTAAGATTTTGAACTGAAAACATGTAGGACCCACCATTGAAAACACCATAGCAATGTTTGCCCAAAGTTGACATAGAGGTGAGAGGTTGTGGAGTTAGAGTGCGCTAGTAGTTGCAAACAGAAGAATCAAATCTGGGATGTGAGGTTATATAGCAATTTCCCCTACTTTGGTTAAAAACAGatctaaaattcaaaataacacCATTTTGGGACATCTTCTCTAGCCCATTGGATTACATGGAGTAACACCAAAATGGCATGATTGTACACCATTCTAGCCGCCAAAGGCATCACTATGGCTACAACACGACCCACAATAATTGTTGGTGGTCACCCTGCTCAACACCAGTACATCACATGTTATTGAGTACTCTGCTAGGGAAGAGGACCCTTCTATAGAAATCCTTATTctccatacccatttttttcttttatcctttgtcaATTCAATACATACAACTTCATCATTGAGTTCTTATTAGTCACTGCTCTATCAAGATTTTTGTAGAGATCAACTAGAAATATAATCATACTATATAAATAGATGTAAACCTCACTTTAAAAACTAGTTTTGTAGAGTTAAATTAGGCCTAAATTCACTTTCTAATATGATATCAAAGTCTATCCTAACAAAGTTTGTTGAACATATGGTGTCACACTCTATCGAACCACCCATAAATATAGTCTCACGCTCAAATTATTATGTCTATAACGTAATGGGGTGTATTGGAAATATAACATTCATCAGAAATATGACcaaactataataaataaatgaatgcAAACGTCGCCTTgcaaatcaattttgtaagattgaattaTCCCTAAAACCACTTTCTAAGAACTGTATTAGACGagcattaaaaaataaaaataaaaggttaatCACTGACCTCTGCACAAAAGCAAGAAGTGACTGGTGCCATATGACAGGCATTATCCTGGTTTCATTAAAAAATCTCATAAAATGAGCAACAACTGCATCAACCACACGATATGGCAAAGCATATTTTTTCTCCAGAAGAAGCTTTATGAAATAGCTGCAAATATTGTAACAGCAAGAATTATGGTTCACTATTtctgtaaaatataaattcaactcATAAGAAATTCATAAActgtattttcataattatactttattaaaaaaataatgcaatattAAATACCTTGTGGTGCCACAATATTCCATTCCAGAAAGTTTCAATAGAGCAACACTGCATACACATCCAGATGTTTGGATACATCAGACATTGCATATGActcaaataattcaaacttataCTTTCACTTTCAACATGAGATAGCATACATACAGCATGTATTAGTTTCATTATGTCAAAATGCCTCATACACTCAGGTAGACTGCCAGCTCAATAGAGTTAGCTACTGCCGTAACAGTTGTAACATAACTGTAACAGCTTGCAATACAAATCCTGATTTCTTAGATTAGagattcataaaataaataacacaattTTCCATTTTCTCTAAAATTCTCTAAATCTCATAAATCTTTAACATGAACCATAGTTTTAAATCCTAGATTGTGCCACCACTCAACAAAAACACTATGGTTTTTATTGGGTAATGATACCAAGGAGATATGTTTAAAATCCTTCTGTTATATTAGGAGTGCTTAAGAGAGAAAGGCCCAGAAAACCAAGCAAACACCTAAGCTATTTTATTTGGTAATAATAACAAGGAGAAATGCTAAAATCTTTGCACAGAAGGAGAAATCCATCCCTACATCATTTCTCCAAAATACTAAAGGCTATGTCCCCTAAACTATTGTCCAAGAAAGCAACTTCCAACCACTATGACACACATCTCAGTGAACTTTGAATAATACTTGTTATACACCCAAGTTTCAATTAGACAAAGTTAACATACCTTGAATGAAGTGGAGGAATAGAAACCTTTTCTATAATGCTTCCAACAATGACTGCTTCCCTGAGAGTGCATGTGCGTGACTGAACATGAAGAAAATTGTCAAACATTGCAACAAACTTTCAAAACAATTGAATTATAAACTTTTGTCGAGACTGTATATGGTTGGAGTAAACTGGAATTAAAAAGATCCGATTTCATTTCAgtgaataaattcaaattattaaaagcACCAAAgaaagcataaataaataaataaaaactcatttatCACTCTACAAAATGTGAGAGAAGGTGAATAAATTTACTTAAATAATACCAGAGCTAATAATTTCACTAAATTTTATATAACTCTGTAGGTAATTTGTCCAAACGATAACACAAAAATGGAAATGAGCAAATTTCAACATATGTTCAAACTATAATGTAAAGATTCCCCATTCCTCACAATCAAAGAGGAACTTTCTATCTGTCAAGTTACGGTGATAGAACTTACATGTCATTCACAATACACCATAAACATAACTCTTTCTTAAGTTAATTCATCATTCTAGAATCATGTTATTCtgtattttctattttccaCACAGAATTCATGGTTAATTTCCCCCTCTTTCCTCCAGGAATTATGGCAAAGAACTTCAAATGCTGGTCACGTCACCAAAGgatatataatatgtaatttGATGAAAATGCATAAGTATGTACAATAGTTTTTAAGAATTAACAGAAATCCACAAatacaacttaaaaaaatatccaccaatgattaatttgaaatatcaaaaaCCAGCGTAGACACTAGCAAATACCTCACATAGGGGAAACAGTATTCCCTTAAAGAATGCAGCAGGTTTGTACAATGCCTTTTTCAGAGTTTGGTATAAGGCAAAATGCAACCGCTTATTCTTCCGTATATCTTCTCTCACTCTTGGAAGCAACACAAGCTTGTAGAAGCGTTCTGCCTTTTTTGCACCAAAATTAGAAGCAAAAATCCTAGTTGCTTGATAAAGAGCATTTGGAGACCAATTCTCAGGTTCAGTTATATACAGGACCTCCTCCCAAAGTTGCATAGAGGGGATGTGTTTAAATGCCTTGGGTATTTTGCCTATTGTATATTTGCTGAGATGGGTCCCAACTCTGCCAGTAGGGAAGAAGGCAAACAAAAGTAAAGTTGAGGGCAAGAGATATAAACTACATTCAACCAGCTAAATAACCTAATAGAGAAGAATTTATTAATCTAATTTACATATTGATAATAGAACTGAATAGCAAGCTATACATACCCCTTGTATATGTCAATTATGGACTTGTCCAATTTTGGGACAGGTCGCATTTCTGCAGACAAAAATATCACAAATTCAAGAGTGAGAATAATACCTCCAAGCAGACAGAACAAACATGCTAAAAACACTCAACaccaaaaccaaaatgaaagaaagtaTGAGCAAAATGAAATGCAGTAAAGTATTGCCTGAAGCAACAGAAGCatccttttcttttattctttggACAATGAGGTCTGCCAGTGTTTTCTGCTGAGCAGGATCTTTCGATAAGAATGCTTCCATTAGTCTCTCATCCTCCTCATTAATTTCCTCCtgaatttcaaaaattgatCACATATTAACTAAAATCACCCACACCACAATAATGaggaaaaataattgaaaagaaaaaaaaaatcactcaaTCTAAAACTGTTCActaacagaaaacaaaaattgctTAATAACTTTTACTCTCTAAGTCTCAAAATCTCAGCCTGATTCATACATTTAGTCCAACCAAACATTTCTGAACCTCCTATTCAATTACACAATTACAAATTGTCAccttatttcttttcttctataAATATCAGATTTACAAACAGACTCTAAAGGAACTGAGTACACATCTATGaagaaccaaaaaaataaactcCATATTACCCTACTTGAAAAATCTTCCATAATCTACAAAGTACTGATAgctgaagaaaataaaaagacaaaaaatgagCTTATTTACAAAGTTAAAATCAACTCAAGTTCTTAGTAACATTTACTTTATAGATACTCTTATATCTTACTGGGTGAAAGCATTGTTTCGAAGTGCTCCTTAGTAAGAACTTTCTCttctaggaaaaaaaaatatgaagaaaacaataaaattgacTTCTACacaaactaaaattagtttGCTTACAAGTTATTTGACCGAGCTcctataaaataattcatagaCAAGCTATAATGAACTGGTGAAGAAGTCAATTCCATTTATGTTTCATGGTTTTCTTTATTGGAAATCCATTAAGGAAAACTTTGTTTCAATGGGACTGACAAAAAGTTTGATTTTAGCAATGGTTTTGAAAATTCTTATTCAGCACAGGACCTATAGTGCctgaaaaatataaagtgaaagtTATTTGGCAAAGCCAAGGGTTAACCAAGGGTTAAAAAAGGGAAAAAGCGTTCTTAGATTACCGCAGTTCAATAAACAAAAACTCACCAAATGAAGGAGAGAGTAAAGGTGAGAGAGTCAACTCACTTCATATCCCGCGAATTGGCTCTGCGTTTCAGAGAAGCCGGCAAAGTCATCGATATCGTCTCCGTCTGCTTCCTCCGCGTTGGGAATCTCTTCAAAGAAAGTGGCGGCGTTGCCATTTGCCGCCTCATCTTCCTCCTTTTGCTGCAGCAGCGCCTCCTTCATGATCTTCGAGCTGATTTTGGAAGCGATGAGTTTCTCTTCCTGCTGGTACTGCTTCGGCGCTTTCGAACGCTTCTTCGTCTTCGCATGGTCAGCGCCATACGGATCAAACGGTTCCGGATTCTGAATCCGCTCCTTCCTCTTCGCCATTCTTAGCTGCAATTActgaaaaaataacaaaatttggaTAAGGGAAGTTCACGGAGTAGCAGCTTATTCTGCTGCCTCTCACAGTGAATCTCTTTTTCTATCGCCCGAAGTGAGAGGTTTAAGAGAAGAGGGTTTTCTTTTCTGTTCCTAGTTGAATAATTGGTAAACCCtaattataagtattttaagCATTCGGGATAgatatatctttattttattataatttattatcaatatgttaatattgtaattacagtatattttaatatttgatgtagaaatatagttttattgtatatcatatcatatttaaaatagtaatatgtaaaatatatttgcaCACTAATAAATGGTTATTTGTAAATATTGACCCTTTAAACAAACTAAGTTATAAAGTTTgattttaaacataataaaagaataaagtatacacaacaaaaaaaggACTAGACTACTAAGTGAAATGTGTTAATATATACATAGAAATCCTGCTAGAgaagttaaatttataatttgaataataatattttgattattattttatcagtttttaatttattattctcaTCACTGTTAAATCatcaaattacataatttaaaaaataattaaagatcatgatgaattaaaagtgaataaaataaaatagatcaaatattattatttttataattttaataatgataagtataaaattaatttttatatgtccttcattttattttactatataattgtttaaaaaaacagttttttttaCCTTAGTACGAAGATATAATATGTTAGAATTGATAATAACCAATGagatattgattttaattttagaaagatTTAGACGGTTAAAAACAAAATacgtatttaaattgttttgatCTCAAAGGTGATATTAGAGGGTTAAAAAAGGGTTTCAATTAAGAAAAAGAGTTCGAAGAGattaaggttaaaataaaagagtttcttttgtgtttttcttattcactataataatattaattatttgtgaaATAATGTTATCATGTAAactaaatattacattttaaattataaatataatgtaaacatattaagtttttttttcaaatacaaatatttaatattaaaaatttcaaagaaaataaCCAAAAGTAGATACAAAAATAAACTTCAAAAACTCTAAAGTTTAAGAGATTACacaatttattatcaattatgtaatatatatacatatatacatatatatatatatatatatatatatatatatatatatatatatatatatatatatatatatatatatattccacccAAGTTAAGATTATATATAAGTCTTGTTAAAAATTTCGCATTTAATAGGATTATATTAGATATATAAGATTTTATCAATTATATCTATAGAAAATCATTCTCAATAAcctgatttttaaattaaatttgaacaaaaatgaAAGGTAAAGTGTATTGTTTTAatgtaatacaaatttaaagattaaaaaataaaaaaaaaattataaacttaaactAAATAGATTTCATCCGTTTTATAAAGGACAACCAAAATTAGTATAATTAGTATAAGACGAATAAATGGTGCAAGAATGCacttttataattactttagattttattttctaatcaattaaaataaattatttattttataatatataatttcataagtTCTCTATTAGAAAAATTGCTGCGTAAAATAAAACACCACGTACagctttttataattttttcttaaaatacgTTTCCTAGAAATACTTTGTTATAGcgtattaaaatttcaaaaattaaaaaaatatacaaaaacataaactttaaaCAAATAGATTTCTtccattttaaaaaagaagatTAACAAAAAACAACTagtgtattattttatatgtacatATTTATGCAGTAAATAATCACTACAACTATACGtggaaatctttttaaattttcaattattttggaataatttttttttactgtaacTACTGttgcattttaaaaaaaaaatcaaattcatactttaaaaaaattgtgaatccaaacaattttaatttatttttataattatttttaaaaagttttgtcAGTTATACTCTTTTAACGATTTTTCGTCTTTTAAATTTCACGTATTTgtgttactttattttaaatataattgtttaataaatttatcaaagtaaaatattctttttataatcaattactaaatgatttcaatttaaaatattttaaatatatttttggtgaTATTAGTctaatattgtttaaatatttttaaataaaaagttaagaaGTCTAATTTCGTTCTTTAAATGTAAGTTACTGATAAAAAGATTATTATCGGGAGAatttaaagattatttttattaatcaatatttCCATAAATAGAAATATCTATTTGTTTTGAAGAATCTTTATTATACTCAAATAGGAAATTTAATGTTCTAGcacaaatagaaaatttatactCAAAATAAGCTCACAAAATACACAAGAAAATGACGCAAGGATACACTCTCACTTTTTCACTTTACAAGTTCGTCGAATGACTAATTCCTTATGTATTATACTAGTTTTTTACCCGTGAAACGCATGGgttttttagattatattttttcGTAAATGGCAATGAGCAATGAGTGCTATGCAATGAcctatatatgaaaatatgatgttttaaataaattgtgaaGTGTAGAAatgaattaaacaaataataaaatacatattgttgttgctttgagaagcattgttgttgtatttca is a window of Vigna unguiculata cultivar IT97K-499-35 chromosome 4, ASM411807v1, whole genome shotgun sequence DNA encoding:
- the LOC114182521 gene encoding bystin, with translation MAKRKERIQNPEPFDPYGADHAKTKKRSKAPKQYQQEEKLIASKISSKIMKEALLQQKEEDEAANGNAATFFEEIPNAEEADGDDIDDFAGFSETQSQFAGYEEEINEEDERLMEAFLSKDPAQQKTLADLIVQRIKEKDASVASEMRPVPKLDKSIIDIYKGVGTHLSKYTIGKIPKAFKHIPSMQLWEEVLYITEPENWSPNALYQATRIFASNFGAKKAERFYKLVLLPRVREDIRKNKRLHFALYQTLKKALYKPAAFFKGILFPLCESRTCTLREAVIVGSIIEKVSIPPLHSSVALLKLSGMEYCGTTSYFIKLLLEKKYALPYRVVDAVVAHFMRFFNETRIMPVIWHQSLLAFVQRYKNELQKEDKDRLRDLLEKQKHKLVTPEIHRELEHSRNRGEKEEDFMSISSPVFVINKTIEEDRFDIPDVPMEED